One genomic window of Pecten maximus chromosome 3, xPecMax1.1, whole genome shotgun sequence includes the following:
- the LOC117324381 gene encoding uncharacterized protein LOC117324381 has protein sequence MSSWTSIRRNGHQWFYRSSVRLEPRVSKIHRSEVNINVNQIIHTETIHIQCVPKIGRYSQYSLSTDGKITRSTKNIDYSMTYTTYKHTHSMSDKGRPLLYNCEILTCLPFSKLREVYHSRAIQLPASIYHSDSNSDSYIDNDDTLNIVTDDFPKVSGEPLTMSTPIVSRHLSERNPQVFEYDSISYLYEFDSLDSLFSKDSTISGDDVTDFQSPRYKNEVLILGLHFKKKRYLNTSKVLKGILKKRSK, from the coding sequence aaatggACATCAATGGTTTTACAGATCGAGCGTCAGACTAGAACCTAGAGTATCCAAGATACACCGGTCAGAGGTCAACATTAATGTCAACCAAATTATCCACACAGAAACcatacacatacaatgtgtaCCAAAGATTGGTCGTTATTCTCAGTACAGTTTATCAACCGACGGAAAAATCACCAGATCAACTAAAAATATAGACTACTCCATGACGTATACCACCTATAAACATACTCATTCCATGTCAGATAAAGGAAGGccgttactctataactgtgAGATTCTAACGTGTCTACCCTTCTCAAAACTTAGAGAAGTGTATCACTCGCGGGCTATCCAGCTTCCTGCAAGTATTTATCATTCTGATTCTAATAGTGACAGTTACATTGATAATGACGATACCTTGAACATTGTTACTGACGATTTTCCAAAGGTTTCTGGAGAGCCCCTGACCATGTCAACCCCTATTGTGAGCAGACATTTATCGGAGAGGAACCCGCAGGTGTTTGAGTATGACTCCATATCTTACCTGTATGAATTTGATTCCCTAGATTCATTGTTCAGCAAGGATTCCACAATATCGGGAGATGACGTCACCGACTTCCAGAGCCCACGGTATAAAAACGAAGTACTCATCCTTGGgttacattttaagaaaaagaGATATTTAAATACTTCAAAAGTTTTAAAAGGAATTCTTAAAAAGAGATCAAAATAA